The following proteins come from a genomic window of Corallococcus sp. NCRR:
- a CDS encoding beta family protein has protein sequence MPILKWKRGEQSALANLFPNDKSLVRPILEILSDTLEIDQPGHDPYVKVVNQIANAWGNAPAFVDLGALEPDQQAPGGVHPVEYFFTVARNAGLQLIPITGPYRDNPFQSAVATVATTDRRGAGMRATQDEVFEPTFSADLSAATNAIGLAPQDVDLVLDWQAIAENQQGSTAAAASGIITGLPSLAAWRTITFAASSFPRTLQQIGVGVGSIQRTEWLAWVRIRNNPGITRSILFGDYAAQSPEFDPSNRFLGSAAIRYTTTDSWLIVRGRALAGAAYGGFSQFVGLSRQLVADPIYCGAAFSHGDNHIAQCANGTVGTGSLTTWKTVATNHHITFVVRQLATAVALSAGPVPSHGGHPTVAVPQAVD, from the coding sequence ATGCCCATTTTGAAGTGGAAGCGTGGCGAGCAGTCGGCGCTCGCGAACCTCTTTCCGAACGACAAATCTCTTGTCCGACCAATTCTGGAAATCCTATCAGACACACTTGAAATCGACCAACCTGGACATGACCCGTACGTCAAGGTCGTCAACCAGATCGCAAATGCATGGGGAAATGCGCCCGCATTCGTGGACTTGGGGGCGCTTGAGCCGGACCAGCAGGCCCCAGGCGGTGTCCATCCCGTCGAGTACTTCTTCACTGTGGCGCGCAATGCGGGACTACAGCTTATCCCCATCACAGGCCCATACCGCGACAACCCATTTCAAAGTGCAGTTGCCACAGTCGCGACGACCGATCGCCGCGGTGCAGGCATGCGCGCAACACAGGATGAGGTGTTTGAGCCTACCTTCAGTGCAGATCTGTCGGCTGCCACCAACGCCATTGGGCTTGCTCCTCAAGATGTCGACTTGGTTCTTGACTGGCAAGCCATTGCCGAGAATCAGCAAGGCTCTACAGCTGCCGCAGCTTCGGGCATCATAACTGGTTTGCCCAGCCTTGCTGCATGGCGCACTATTACCTTTGCTGCATCATCATTCCCCAGGACGCTCCAGCAAATCGGAGTTGGTGTCGGCTCCATTCAGAGAACGGAGTGGCTCGCATGGGTGCGCATCCGCAACAACCCAGGAATTACGCGTTCGATCCTATTCGGCGACTATGCGGCCCAAAGCCCTGAGTTTGATCCGTCAAATCGGTTTCTCGGGAGTGCGGCTATACGCTACACGACCACGGATTCATGGCTGATTGTGCGTGGACGGGCATTAGCAGGTGCCGCATATGGTGGCTTTAGCCAATTTGTCGGCTTGTCCCGCCAACTAGTGGCTGATCCCATCTATTGCGGCGCGGCGTTCAGCCATGGCGATAACCATATCGCTCAATGTGCGAATGGAACGGTAGGAACCGGCAGCCTGACGACTTGGAAAACGGTCGCGACAAATCACCACATCACATTTGTGGTGCGTCAACTCGCCACAGCGGTCGCACTTTCAGCCGGGCCCGTACCGTCGCACGGAGGTCATCCAACGGTAGCAGTTCCACAAGCCGTCGACTGA
- a CDS encoding caspase family protein has translation MSRALGLGVRVHAAPNAPRGTAEMGPRCWGLGAWGRLLAVLLMVLGPVPSAAEEAPRRWALIVGENQGLAGEERLRFAETDAQRMREVLQEVGTVAPERTVTLLGADAAKLREALARFRARLAVEASQKDWLLLYVSSHAGDGSLHLRGTELPMRELVDFLKGAPVGVGLLILDSCRSGVATRLKGLKPVAAPVTMEASDLEGRVVISASGADEYAQESDALQGSFFTHHLAVGLRGAADASRDGRVTLEEAYRYAYARTLESTLVSPGGMQRPTFRMDLSGRGELVLSEPQRARGRLTLDVKAPGRWLVMASESGALVAELEKGEGPTTLAVAPGAYRLLLRAEDGYLERSVRVPLDGAVSVGGEPLEQAARMRLARKGRAGSELLVAVGPSLTSGIVTGLSSLAGLDVRLVREGRLFTGVDTSGLGLAVRRGTGSRVSFQQTELELRLGAGPHWKLGAWTFSGALEAGALAVFQSRIPDEDARFGLEPLGLVTGGVRLDVRSRLSMLLSASAGGVLVKRASGTALVPRASASLMVGYAL, from the coding sequence GTGAGCCGCGCGCTGGGCCTGGGCGTCCGGGTGCATGCGGCGCCGAACGCGCCCCGAGGGACCGCGGAGATGGGGCCGCGCTGCTGGGGGCTGGGCGCGTGGGGACGGCTGCTCGCGGTGTTGCTCATGGTGCTGGGACCCGTTCCGAGCGCCGCGGAGGAGGCGCCGCGCCGTTGGGCGCTGATCGTGGGAGAGAACCAGGGTCTGGCAGGCGAGGAGCGCCTGCGCTTCGCGGAGACGGACGCGCAGCGGATGCGCGAGGTGCTCCAGGAAGTGGGCACCGTGGCGCCGGAGCGCACGGTGACGCTGCTGGGCGCGGATGCCGCGAAGCTGCGCGAAGCCCTGGCGCGCTTCCGGGCACGGCTGGCCGTGGAAGCCTCGCAGAAGGATTGGCTCCTGCTCTACGTGTCGTCGCACGCGGGCGACGGCAGCCTGCACCTGCGAGGCACCGAGCTGCCGATGCGCGAGCTGGTGGACTTCCTCAAGGGCGCGCCGGTGGGCGTGGGGTTGCTCATCCTGGACTCGTGCCGCTCCGGTGTCGCCACGCGCTTGAAGGGCCTGAAGCCGGTGGCCGCGCCGGTCACGATGGAGGCCTCGGACCTGGAGGGCCGGGTCGTCATCAGCGCGTCTGGCGCGGATGAGTACGCGCAGGAGTCGGATGCGTTGCAGGGCTCCTTCTTCACGCACCACCTGGCGGTGGGGTTGCGCGGAGCGGCCGATGCTTCGCGGGATGGGCGCGTCACGCTGGAGGAGGCGTATCGCTACGCCTACGCGAGGACGCTGGAGTCCACGCTCGTCTCCCCAGGTGGCATGCAGCGTCCTACGTTCCGCATGGACCTGAGCGGGCGCGGAGAGCTGGTCCTCTCCGAGCCCCAGCGCGCGCGAGGCCGGCTGACGCTCGACGTGAAGGCCCCGGGCCGTTGGCTCGTCATGGCGTCGGAGAGTGGCGCGCTGGTGGCGGAGTTGGAGAAGGGCGAAGGCCCTACGACGCTGGCCGTGGCGCCCGGCGCATACCGGCTGCTGCTGCGAGCGGAGGACGGATACCTGGAGCGGTCGGTGCGAGTGCCGCTCGACGGTGCGGTGTCCGTGGGCGGCGAGCCGCTGGAGCAGGCCGCGAGGATGCGGCTCGCGCGAAAGGGCAGGGCGGGGTCGGAGTTGCTGGTCGCGGTAGGGCCCTCGCTGACGTCGGGAATCGTGACGGGCCTGTCGTCGCTCGCGGGGCTGGACGTACGCCTGGTGCGTGAAGGGCGGCTGTTCACCGGTGTGGACACCTCGGGCCTGGGGCTCGCGGTGCGGCGCGGGACGGGCAGCAGGGTGTCCTTCCAGCAGACGGAGCTGGAGCTGCGGCTGGGCGCGGGGCCGCACTGGAAACTCGGAGCCTGGACGTTCAGCGGCGCGCTGGAGGCCGGGGCCCTGGCCGTCTTCCAATCGCGCATCCCGGACGAGGATGCGCGCTTCGGGCTGGAGCCATTGGGGCTTGTCACCGGAGGCGTGCGGCTGGACGTGAGAAGCCGCCTGTCCATGCTCCTGAGCGCCTCCGCCGGAGGCGTCCTGGTGAAGCGGGCCTCCGGTACGGCGCTGGTGCCCAGGGCCTCCGCGTCACTGATGGTCGGCTACGCGCTCTAG
- a CDS encoding sce7726 family protein: MSTKLRDIDVRNALHAKVLDEHHGDPNTLVLDELGLWYGVARVDIAVVNGRMHGFEIKSDRDTLDRLPEQARIYGRVLDRVTVVVGHIHAEAVRHIIPEWWGIKVATRGPRGAVHFADLRAPTMNPAVDPVAVAALLWREELLEILDGMGAARGLRGKSRDVLSRRLVELLPLDDLRATVRARLKVRPLWRVDAPQM; the protein is encoded by the coding sequence GTGAGCACCAAGCTGCGTGACATCGACGTTCGCAACGCTCTGCATGCGAAAGTCTTGGATGAACACCATGGTGATCCCAACACGCTCGTACTGGACGAGCTAGGCCTCTGGTACGGCGTGGCCCGGGTCGACATCGCGGTCGTAAATGGCCGTATGCATGGATTCGAGATCAAGAGCGATCGAGACACCCTTGATCGGCTTCCCGAGCAGGCGCGCATCTACGGTCGGGTGCTCGACCGCGTTACCGTCGTCGTAGGGCACATACACGCAGAAGCAGTGCGGCACATCATCCCTGAGTGGTGGGGCATCAAGGTGGCGACTCGTGGTCCGCGAGGCGCCGTACACTTTGCTGACCTCAGGGCGCCAACAATGAACCCTGCGGTTGATCCGGTGGCGGTCGCGGCTCTTCTTTGGAGAGAAGAACTCCTCGAAATACTGGATGGAATGGGTGCCGCGCGAGGCCTGCGCGGCAAATCCCGGGATGTGCTCAGTCGACGGCTTGTGGAACTGCTACCGTTGGATGACCTCCGTGCGACGGTACGGGCCCGGCTGAAAGTGCGACCGCTGTGGCGAGTTGACGCACCACAAATGTGA